Sequence from the Rhodohalobacter sp. 614A genome:
CCGATGTGTAGCATCTTTTTGGTTCCTAGAACCTTCGAAATAAATTAGCTTTAGTGGCCTTCTATTTTTAGTTGACTTTACCCTTCCATTCTTATGTTGATCAATTCTTGATTTTAAATCTTTAGTATATCCGGTATATAATTGCTGGTCAGTTAAACTGTATAAAACATAGACATAATAAAAACTTGCCATAATTAAAGGATTCATTTAACAGGATGAAGCATCAGGCAATAAGCGTAGGTTTCTACTACCGGATGCACATGATGAAGATACCGCTTGAGGAAATAGCCATAATTCTCCTCGCAACGAAACAGGTTGTCATCCCCGTTGGCGTGCGTCCAAATATGATAGAAATACCCC
This genomic interval carries:
- a CDS encoding GIY-YIG nuclease family protein, translated to MNPLIMASFYYVYVLYSLTDQQLYTGYTKDLKSRIDQHKNGRVKSTKNRRPLKLIYFEGSRNQKDATHREKYLKTSHGKMFLGNRLKNWRKHDKPNLI